A single window of Archangium gephyra DNA harbors:
- a CDS encoding dienelactone hydrolase family protein encodes MAVEREVEVVAGGVRLGGTLAVPEGARGLVIFAHGSGSSRHSPRNRYVAYTLRTAGLGTLLFDLLTEDEEAEDDETAALRFDIGFLAGRLGQVTDWVFAHPELSRLRVGYFGSSTGAAAALVAAAEKPELIGAVVSRGGRADLAGGALARVLAPTLLLVGGADDLVLELNQRALERLGSPKALEVIPGATHLFEERGALERVAELAAGWFARFLGATLEAETRP; translated from the coding sequence ATGGCGGTGGAACGGGAAGTCGAGGTGGTGGCGGGAGGGGTGCGGCTCGGGGGGACGCTCGCGGTGCCGGAGGGAGCGCGGGGGCTGGTCATCTTCGCGCACGGCAGTGGGAGCAGCCGGCACAGCCCGCGCAACCGGTACGTGGCGTACACGTTGAGGACGGCGGGGCTGGGGACGCTGCTGTTCGACCTGCTGACGGAGGACGAGGAGGCGGAGGACGACGAGACGGCGGCGCTGCGCTTCGACATCGGCTTCCTGGCGGGGCGGTTGGGGCAGGTGACGGACTGGGTGTTCGCGCATCCGGAGTTGAGCCGGCTGCGGGTGGGCTACTTCGGTTCGAGCACGGGGGCGGCGGCGGCGCTGGTGGCGGCGGCGGAGAAGCCGGAGCTGATCGGCGCGGTGGTGTCGAGGGGTGGGCGGGCGGACCTGGCGGGGGGCGCCTTGGCGCGGGTGCTGGCGCCGACGCTGCTCCTCGTGGGCGGGGCGGATGACCTCGTCCTGGAGCTGAACCAGCGGGCGCTGGAGCGGCTGGGTTCACCCAAGGCGCTGGAGGTGATTCCGGGAGCGACGCACCTGTTCGAGGAGCGGGGGGCGCTGGAGCGGGTGGCGGAGCTGGCGGCGGGCTGGTTCGCGCGCTTCCTCGGCGCGACGCTGGAGGCCGAGACGAGACCCTGA
- a CDS encoding phosphoribosyltransferase — translation MRFRDRTDAGRQLADLLTGYAAESPLVLGLPRGGIPVADQVARKLGAPLDVWVVRKVGAPGHAELGLGAVAEGGALFLDREMMHSLGFSETEVMQTAEREAREVAARISRFRGVHPAPALEGRTVILVDDGVATGGTVRAAIRALRTRWPRKIVLAVPVGAVESLDSLSAEVDDVVCAHPAEFMSSVGEFYDDFRQTSDEEVQAVLARMRREQGPESAMNAGDAWWV, via the coding sequence ATGCGTTTTCGAGACAGGACGGACGCGGGCCGGCAGTTGGCGGACCTGCTGACGGGATACGCGGCCGAGTCGCCCCTGGTGCTCGGCCTGCCGCGAGGTGGGATTCCGGTGGCGGACCAGGTGGCCCGGAAGCTCGGGGCGCCGCTGGACGTGTGGGTGGTGCGCAAGGTGGGGGCGCCGGGGCATGCGGAGCTGGGACTGGGGGCGGTGGCCGAGGGCGGGGCGCTCTTCCTGGACCGGGAGATGATGCACTCGCTGGGCTTCTCCGAGACGGAGGTGATGCAGACGGCCGAGCGGGAGGCGCGCGAGGTGGCGGCCCGCATCTCCCGGTTCCGCGGGGTGCATCCGGCACCGGCGCTCGAGGGCCGCACGGTCATCCTCGTGGACGACGGCGTGGCCACGGGCGGCACGGTGCGAGCGGCCATCCGGGCGCTGAGGACGCGATGGCCGCGCAAGATCGTCCTCGCGGTGCCGGTGGGGGCGGTGGAGTCGTTGGACTCGCTGAGCGCGGAGGTGGACGACGTGGTGTGCGCCCACCCGGCCGAGTTCATGAGCTCGGTGGGCGAGTTCTACGACGACTTCCGGCAGACCTCGGACGAGGAGGTGCAGGCGGTGCTGGCGCGGATGCGGAGGGAGCAGGGGCCCGAGTCGGCGATGAACGCCGGGGATGCGTGGTGGGTCTGA
- a CDS encoding ribose-phosphate diphosphokinase, giving the protein MDLTVFSGTANRPLGEALAWALGSPLGDCKLERFPDGELHVELGEDVRGRNVCIIQPTAPPVGENLLELLLMADACWRAGAARLMAVLPYFGYARQDRRSSPSEALGGKLVADLLVRGHFDRLMAVNLHTASLEGCFTVPLEHLNAGTLLAEAVRPYAGPGAVVVSPDLGAVKLAERYARQLELPLAIVHKSRTSGSEVNVRGLVGEVRGLRPIIVDDLISTAGTIAATAEAVLEAGSADDITVVATHALLVGPAVERLSKVPIRRLISTDSVVPPKGLPFQHEVVSLAPLLADAICRVTAHVRPR; this is encoded by the coding sequence ATGGACCTGACCGTCTTCAGCGGCACCGCGAACCGCCCCCTGGGCGAGGCACTCGCCTGGGCGCTTGGAAGCCCCCTCGGCGACTGCAAGCTCGAGCGCTTCCCGGATGGTGAGCTGCACGTGGAGCTCGGCGAGGACGTGCGCGGGCGCAACGTGTGCATCATCCAGCCCACCGCGCCACCCGTGGGCGAGAACCTGCTGGAGCTGCTGCTGATGGCGGACGCGTGCTGGCGCGCGGGCGCGGCGCGGCTCATGGCGGTGCTGCCCTACTTCGGCTACGCGCGGCAGGACCGGCGCTCGAGCCCCAGCGAGGCGCTCGGCGGCAAGCTGGTGGCGGACCTCCTGGTGCGCGGGCACTTCGACCGGCTCATGGCGGTGAACCTGCACACGGCCTCGCTGGAGGGGTGCTTCACGGTGCCGCTGGAGCACCTCAACGCGGGCACGCTGCTGGCCGAGGCCGTGCGTCCCTACGCGGGCCCGGGCGCGGTGGTGGTGTCGCCGGACCTGGGCGCGGTGAAGCTGGCGGAGCGGTATGCGCGGCAGCTCGAGTTGCCGCTGGCCATCGTGCACAAGAGCCGGACGAGTGGCTCCGAGGTGAACGTCCGGGGGCTGGTGGGCGAGGTGCGCGGACTGCGGCCCATCATCGTGGATGACCTCATCTCCACGGCGGGCACCATCGCGGCGACGGCGGAAGCGGTGCTCGAGGCGGGCAGCGCCGACGACATCACCGTGGTGGCCACGCACGCGCTGCTGGTGGGCCCCGCGGTGGAGCGGCTGAGCAAGGTGCCCATCCGCCGCCTCATCTCCACCGACAGCGTGGTGCCGCCCAAGGGACTGCCCTTCCAGCACGAGGTGGTGAGCCTCGCCCCGCTGCTCGCCGACGCCATCTGCCGCGTCACGGCCCACGTGCGCCCGCGCTGA
- a CDS encoding GNAT family N-acetyltransferase, with amino-acid sequence MRRPDDGPELPRVLGFYTLTLGSLERASLPGTLSKGLPPRYPVPVIILGRLARHVRVRGQGYGERLLLDAHDRALEISEHAGGVAVVVDAKDEAAAAFYARFGYQELETVAEGRWPRRMFLALADIRKANEEAVGE; translated from the coding sequence TTGCGGCGTCCTGATGACGGGCCGGAACTGCCACGTGTCCTCGGCTTCTACACGCTGACGCTGGGGAGTCTCGAAAGGGCATCTCTCCCCGGGACGCTCTCCAAAGGACTCCCGCCGAGATACCCCGTCCCGGTCATCATCCTCGGGCGCCTGGCCCGGCATGTGCGGGTGCGCGGCCAGGGCTATGGAGAGCGTCTCCTGCTCGATGCGCACGACCGTGCCTTGGAGATCAGCGAGCACGCGGGTGGCGTGGCTGTCGTCGTGGATGCCAAGGACGAGGCAGCGGCGGCGTTCTACGCGCGGTTCGGGTACCAGGAACTCGAGACCGTCGCGGAAGGGCGCTGGCCAAGGAGGATGTTCCTGGCCCTGGCCGACATCCGGAAGGCGAACGAGGAGGCCGTCGGCGAATGA
- a CDS encoding DUF1361 domain-containing protein codes for MKTSRSRVLSLLRHHGLLPVLLSSTVAVVMLHFRLEWSGRKSFIFLVWNLFLAWVPYGIALLARLLQARGAARAWNLLPLGGAWLLAFPNAPYLLTDFIHLKPRPGVPLWFDAAMLASFAATGWLLGLLSLEVWKRLLEERWGRVAAWGGVLAASVLCGYGIYLGRFERWNSWNVLNRPGSLLEAVLGHMSEPLEYRWLVGTTAVFAGLVLLSYLVFETLVQRRRTERAGA; via the coding sequence ATGAAGACCTCACGCTCCCGAGTGCTGTCCCTCCTGCGCCACCACGGGCTGCTGCCGGTGCTGCTCAGCAGCACGGTGGCGGTGGTGATGCTCCACTTCCGGCTGGAGTGGAGCGGGAGGAAGAGCTTCATCTTCCTGGTGTGGAACCTGTTCCTGGCGTGGGTGCCGTACGGGATTGCGCTGCTGGCGAGGCTGCTGCAGGCGCGCGGGGCGGCGAGGGCGTGGAACCTGCTGCCGTTGGGAGGGGCGTGGCTGCTGGCGTTTCCGAACGCGCCGTACCTGCTGACGGACTTCATCCACCTGAAGCCGAGGCCGGGGGTGCCGCTGTGGTTCGACGCGGCGATGTTGGCGAGCTTCGCGGCGACGGGGTGGCTGCTGGGGTTGTTGTCGCTGGAGGTGTGGAAGCGGCTGTTGGAGGAGCGGTGGGGGCGGGTGGCGGCGTGGGGCGGGGTGCTGGCGGCGTCGGTGCTGTGCGGCTACGGCATCTACCTGGGGCGCTTCGAGCGGTGGAACAGCTGGAACGTGCTGAACCGGCCGGGGTCGCTGCTGGAGGCGGTGCTGGGGCACATGAGCGAGCCGCTGGAGTACCGGTGGCTGGTGGGGACGACGGCGGTGTTCGCGGGGCTGGTGCTGCTCTCGTATCTCGTCTTCGAGACGCTGGTGCAGCGGCGCCGGACGGAGCGGGCCGGGGCGTGA
- a CDS encoding enoyl-CoA hydratase: MSDTLLTHLDAGILSLTFNRPQKKNAFTGEMYEAAARALTEADSNDAVRVVVLTGSGGAFTAGNDLKDFLEHPPAGEDSPVFRFLRALAHHSRPVVAGVDGVAVGIGTTLLLHCDYVAASERAVFSMPFVNLGLSPEGASSVLLPRVAGLALASELLMFGEPFDAPTALRAGIINQVVPEASLAEVVRKRAAALAARPVESLRLTKRLLREPLRAAVDDALAREGALFVQRLGSAEAREAFNAFLSKKK, translated from the coding sequence ATGTCCGACACGCTGCTCACCCACCTCGACGCCGGAATCCTCTCCCTCACCTTCAACCGGCCCCAGAAGAAGAACGCCTTCACCGGCGAGATGTACGAGGCCGCCGCCCGCGCCCTCACCGAGGCCGATTCCAATGACGCCGTGCGCGTGGTGGTGCTCACCGGCTCGGGGGGCGCCTTCACCGCGGGCAATGACTTGAAGGACTTCCTCGAGCACCCCCCCGCCGGCGAGGACAGCCCCGTCTTCCGCTTCCTGCGCGCGCTCGCCCACCACTCGCGGCCCGTGGTGGCCGGCGTGGACGGCGTGGCCGTGGGCATCGGCACCACCCTGCTGCTGCACTGTGACTACGTCGCCGCCTCCGAGCGCGCCGTCTTCAGCATGCCCTTCGTCAACCTCGGCCTCAGCCCCGAGGGCGCCTCCAGCGTGCTGCTGCCCCGCGTGGCCGGCCTGGCGCTCGCCTCCGAGCTGCTCATGTTCGGCGAGCCCTTCGACGCGCCCACCGCCCTGCGCGCCGGCATCATCAACCAGGTGGTGCCCGAGGCCAGCCTCGCCGAGGTGGTGCGGAAGCGCGCCGCCGCGCTCGCCGCCAGGCCCGTCGAGTCCCTGCGCCTCACCAAACGCCTGCTGCGCGAGCCCCTGCGCGCCGCCGTGGACGACGCCCTCGCGCGCGAGGGCGCACTCTTCGTCCAGCGGCTCGGCTCCGCCGAGGCCCGCGAGGCCTTCAACGCCTTCCTGTCCAAGAAGAAGTAA
- a CDS encoding M1 family metallopeptidase — protein MSRRASFALLAALTACGARQPVPTPEANPPASSSSAVEVVATSRPAPASPSLRLPAEVRPTGYGVELTVDPATPVFQGVVDMDLEVKEATDALWLHGRHLTVREATLTVDGASEVLTLVKGKEDFLGFVPVRPLKPGAAHLRIVYEGELSERETTGAFRAKDDGAWYAYTQFEPVGARRVFPCFDEPSFKVPWQLTFHVPAGNVAVTNTPLVNEEPRASGGTTFRFARTQPLPSYLIAFGVGPFDFLEAQPSGEKAVRTRIVTPRGRAVEGTYAAKVTPEILAHLERYFGMPFPYEKLDVLAVPLFGGAMEHPGLVTFNAGSLLAKPGEDSVRRQRGFYNTQMHELAHQWFGDLVTMAWWDDLWLNESFATWATPRMVESAQPTWDAPIERVRGRSYALSTDSLVTARRIRQPIQKVDDILGAFDGITYGKGAAVLNMVEGWLGRDVFQRGVQRHMRAHAHGNATAKDFLDALSAEAGQDVSGVLGSFLDQGGAPLVTTRLDCSGKVPVVRLSQSRFLPLGSSGDAKQEWKVPLCVRYGSGKVSGRACTVLQGESAELLLPEAKTCPTWVMPNADGAGYYRTALDTQMLGRLLSTESRHLSRAERVALLGDVQALVNAGAMPAADALGLLPGLAGEQDRQVFQASLDLLGVLRPSLLSDARQADRQRFLRDTYGARARALGFTPRANEDEETRLLRPVLLELAGEQGADPRLVAEAKQLAQQWLADGKAIAPELVRTTLGIATAHGDAALHGKLMTAMRSEKERRKREHLISALSGFREPELVGENLKLLLDTSVDLREVGSLLFSAGQDVRSRDVAYAFVKENYDALAARLPEERQGALVWAAASYCDPVHRQEAAAFFTERMERAPGGTRALAQALERMDLCIAFKAAQGSSVESFLASPKKVPARPGR, from the coding sequence ATGTCCCGACGCGCTTCGTTCGCCCTCCTGGCCGCCCTGACGGCCTGTGGTGCCCGCCAGCCCGTTCCCACGCCGGAGGCCAACCCTCCCGCCTCGTCGAGCTCCGCGGTGGAGGTGGTGGCGACGAGCCGGCCCGCTCCGGCCTCGCCCTCCCTGCGCCTGCCGGCCGAGGTGCGCCCCACCGGCTACGGGGTGGAGCTCACCGTGGATCCCGCGACCCCCGTCTTCCAGGGCGTGGTGGACATGGACCTGGAGGTGAAGGAGGCCACGGACGCCCTCTGGCTCCACGGCCGCCACCTCACCGTGCGCGAGGCGACGCTCACCGTGGATGGCGCGTCCGAGGTCCTCACGCTGGTGAAGGGCAAGGAGGACTTCCTCGGCTTCGTGCCGGTGCGTCCGCTGAAGCCCGGCGCCGCGCACCTGCGCATCGTCTACGAGGGCGAGCTCTCCGAGCGCGAGACGACGGGCGCCTTCCGCGCGAAGGACGATGGCGCGTGGTACGCCTACACCCAGTTCGAGCCCGTGGGAGCCCGGCGCGTCTTCCCGTGCTTCGACGAGCCGAGCTTCAAGGTGCCCTGGCAGCTCACCTTCCACGTGCCCGCGGGCAACGTGGCCGTCACCAACACCCCGCTGGTGAACGAGGAGCCGCGCGCCTCGGGCGGCACCACCTTCCGCTTCGCCCGGACGCAGCCGCTGCCCAGCTACCTCATCGCCTTTGGCGTGGGCCCGTTCGACTTCCTCGAGGCGCAGCCCTCGGGGGAGAAGGCGGTGCGCACCCGCATCGTCACGCCCAGGGGCCGCGCCGTGGAGGGCACCTACGCCGCGAAGGTGACGCCGGAGATCCTGGCCCACCTGGAGCGCTACTTCGGCATGCCCTTCCCGTACGAGAAGCTGGACGTGCTGGCGGTGCCGCTGTTCGGCGGCGCCATGGAGCACCCGGGCCTGGTGACGTTCAACGCGGGCTCGCTGCTGGCCAAACCGGGCGAGGACTCGGTGCGCCGGCAGCGCGGCTTCTACAACACGCAGATGCACGAGCTGGCGCACCAGTGGTTCGGCGACCTGGTGACGATGGCGTGGTGGGACGACCTGTGGCTCAACGAGTCCTTCGCCACCTGGGCGACGCCGCGCATGGTGGAGTCCGCCCAGCCCACGTGGGACGCCCCCATCGAGCGGGTGCGTGGCCGCTCCTACGCGCTGAGCACGGACAGCCTGGTGACGGCGCGCCGCATCCGCCAGCCCATCCAGAAGGTGGATGACATCCTCGGCGCCTTCGACGGCATCACCTACGGCAAGGGCGCCGCGGTGCTGAACATGGTGGAGGGCTGGCTGGGCCGGGACGTCTTCCAGCGCGGGGTGCAGCGCCACATGCGGGCGCACGCCCACGGCAACGCCACCGCGAAGGACTTCCTCGACGCGCTCTCGGCCGAGGCGGGCCAGGACGTGTCCGGCGTGCTGGGCTCCTTCCTGGACCAGGGCGGCGCGCCGCTCGTCACCACGCGGCTGGACTGCTCGGGCAAGGTGCCGGTGGTGCGGCTGTCGCAGAGCCGCTTCCTGCCGCTGGGCTCCTCGGGCGACGCGAAGCAGGAGTGGAAGGTGCCGCTGTGCGTGCGCTACGGCTCGGGCAAGGTGTCCGGCCGCGCCTGCACGGTGCTGCAGGGCGAGTCGGCCGAGCTGCTCCTGCCCGAGGCGAAGACGTGCCCCACCTGGGTGATGCCCAACGCGGACGGCGCGGGCTACTACCGCACCGCCCTGGACACGCAGATGCTGGGCCGGCTGCTCTCCACCGAGAGCCGCCACCTCTCGCGCGCCGAGCGCGTGGCCCTCCTCGGGGACGTGCAGGCGCTGGTGAACGCCGGGGCCATGCCGGCCGCGGACGCGCTCGGCCTGCTGCCGGGGCTGGCCGGGGAGCAGGACCGCCAGGTGTTCCAGGCGTCGTTGGATTTGCTGGGCGTGCTCAGGCCCTCGCTGCTGTCCGACGCGCGCCAGGCGGACCGGCAGCGCTTCCTGCGGGACACGTACGGGGCCCGGGCCCGGGCGCTCGGCTTCACCCCGCGCGCCAACGAGGACGAGGAGACGCGGCTGCTGCGGCCCGTGCTGCTGGAGCTCGCCGGCGAGCAGGGCGCGGACCCGCGGCTGGTGGCCGAGGCGAAGCAGCTGGCGCAGCAGTGGCTGGCGGACGGCAAGGCGATCGCCCCGGAGCTGGTGCGCACCACGCTGGGCATCGCCACGGCGCATGGAGACGCCGCGCTGCACGGCAAGCTGATGACGGCCATGCGCTCGGAGAAGGAGCGCCGCAAGCGCGAGCACCTCATCAGCGCGCTGTCGGGCTTCCGGGAGCCGGAGCTGGTGGGGGAGAACCTGAAGCTGCTGCTGGACACCTCGGTGGACCTGCGCGAGGTGGGGAGCCTGCTCTTCTCCGCGGGCCAGGACGTGCGCTCGCGGGACGTGGCCTACGCCTTCGTGAAGGAGAACTACGACGCGCTCGCCGCGCGGCTGCCGGAGGAGCGGCAGGGGGCCCTGGTGTGGGCGGCCGCCTCGTACTGCGATCCGGTGCACCGCCAGGAGGCCGCCGCCTTCTTCACCGAGCGCATGGAGCGCGCCCCGGGGGGAACCCGCGCGCTGGCGCAGGCGTTGGAGCGCATGGACCTGTGCATCGCCTTCAAGGCGGCGCAGGGCTCCAGCGTCGAGTCCTTCCTGGCCTCGCCCAAGAAGGTGCCGGCGCGCCCCGGCCGCTGA
- a CDS encoding lysophospholipid acyltransferase family protein, whose amino-acid sequence MSVPAPSPQSPRLPLPLPPARLVQVLGERPSPVVGWLANRVMDAVCALPASWKDGLARFVGWLAFTLGIRLRVALENLTHAYPDMSDAERRRIALGAYITMARVVLESIDEKDHVDTHWEVPEVKGEAWEALQANIAKGQGALLVTAHFGNWERAGKMLLRRGIPLNALVRPLKGALNMRIVDNRIAAGAGLIYPKGAIAEASEAVKLGETVLMLLDQSLPAKAAVFVPFFGRPASTTPAMAVVARRTGAPVFVVMGIRDESGKKLRLEVEGPILPPEGQGEQDVTTAHTAAVTAVLEKYVRRYPDQWLWLHRRWKVQPPPEAPALPQG is encoded by the coding sequence GTGTCCGTCCCCGCTCCGTCCCCCCAGTCCCCCCGCCTTCCCCTCCCGCTCCCGCCCGCACGGCTCGTCCAGGTGCTCGGAGAGCGCCCGTCTCCCGTGGTGGGGTGGCTCGCCAACCGGGTGATGGACGCGGTGTGCGCGCTGCCCGCCTCCTGGAAGGATGGGCTCGCCCGCTTCGTGGGCTGGCTGGCGTTCACCCTCGGCATCCGCCTCCGCGTGGCCCTGGAGAACCTCACGCACGCCTACCCGGACATGAGTGACGCCGAGCGGCGCCGCATCGCCCTCGGGGCCTACATCACCATGGCGCGCGTGGTGCTCGAGTCCATCGACGAGAAGGACCACGTGGACACCCACTGGGAAGTCCCCGAGGTGAAGGGCGAGGCGTGGGAGGCCCTCCAGGCCAACATCGCCAAGGGCCAGGGCGCGCTGCTGGTGACGGCGCACTTCGGCAACTGGGAGCGCGCGGGGAAGATGTTGCTGCGGCGCGGCATTCCGCTCAACGCCCTGGTGCGGCCACTGAAGGGCGCGCTCAACATGCGCATCGTGGACAACCGCATCGCCGCGGGCGCGGGGCTCATCTACCCCAAGGGCGCCATCGCCGAGGCGTCCGAGGCGGTGAAGCTGGGCGAGACGGTGCTGATGCTGCTCGACCAGTCGCTGCCCGCGAAGGCGGCGGTGTTCGTGCCCTTCTTCGGCCGGCCCGCGTCCACCACGCCGGCCATGGCGGTGGTGGCCCGGCGCACGGGCGCGCCCGTGTTCGTGGTGATGGGGATTCGCGACGAGAGCGGGAAGAAGCTGCGGCTGGAGGTGGAGGGGCCCATCCTCCCGCCCGAGGGCCAGGGCGAGCAGGACGTCACCACGGCGCACACGGCGGCGGTGACGGCGGTGCTGGAGAAGTACGTGCGGCGCTACCCGGACCAGTGGCTGTGGCTGCACCGGCGCTGGAAGGTGCAGCCGCCGCCGGAAGCCCCCGCCCTGCCCCAGGGTTGA
- a CDS encoding metallophosphoesterase family protein, which produces MTRTLFIGDVHGCAEELDALLHTCGHRRGDRVVLVGDLVAKGPDSAGVVRRARERGFLAVRGNHDEHVLRWRAGKMPEGKKLKREHKQVLDTLEDEDWAYLESLPVHRHLPELNVRVVHGGLVPGVPLEEQKPELMLNLRSITPEGEPSKKMDAGVPWASLWKGPELVIFGHDALRGVQRHPYAVGLDSGCVYGRELTAYVLPEARFYSVKAKRAYMDLDGPP; this is translated from the coding sequence ATGACGCGGACCCTCTTCATCGGAGACGTGCACGGTTGCGCGGAGGAGCTCGACGCGCTGCTGCACACGTGCGGCCACCGGCGGGGAGACCGCGTGGTGCTGGTGGGGGACCTGGTGGCGAAGGGCCCGGACTCGGCGGGCGTGGTGCGCCGGGCGAGGGAGCGCGGGTTTCTCGCGGTGCGGGGCAACCACGACGAGCACGTGCTGCGCTGGCGCGCGGGGAAGATGCCCGAGGGCAAGAAGCTCAAACGCGAGCACAAGCAGGTGCTGGACACGCTGGAGGACGAGGACTGGGCCTACCTCGAGTCGCTGCCCGTGCACCGCCACCTCCCCGAGCTGAACGTGCGCGTGGTGCACGGCGGCCTGGTGCCCGGCGTGCCGCTGGAGGAGCAGAAGCCGGAGCTGATGCTCAACCTGCGCAGCATCACGCCGGAGGGAGAGCCCTCGAAGAAGATGGACGCGGGCGTCCCCTGGGCGAGCCTGTGGAAGGGGCCCGAGCTCGTCATCTTCGGCCACGACGCGCTGCGCGGCGTGCAGCGCCACCCGTATGCCGTCGGCCTGGACTCGGGCTGCGTGTACGGCAGGGAACTCACCGCCTACGTGCTGCCCGAGGCCCGCTTCTACTCGGTGAAGGCGAAGCGGGCGTACATGGACCTCGACGGACCTCCGTGA
- a CDS encoding universal stress protein, producing MTILCATHFSDAAQRAATAAAELARKMDEPLFLVHVLPGDLARAFGQSLRDTATSALMDEVKRLEKLGARVSHQLLTGEPAEELARFGQEKGAGLVVTAGPTSASPFLGVGGTVDRLATALPVPLLVVREAEPFEAWVKGTRPLKVMLGVDRSLPFEAARDWLQGLRRYGPVEVVAGRIYWPHEEYQRMGLAQPPSFQDVTPELKRALEQEVRSLVSPLEAMGQAPARLRLEPGVGRIADHLVALAADEQVDLLVVGTHQRRALGKLWSVSHHALRLAKMSVASVPVEVSARGSAAPIPALGSVLVATDFSDAANRAIPYAFSLLPNGGTVYVVTVADNPRQAIEQERDLRQRLHQLLPRDADSQGRKVQVEVLSGQDVATALLKAAERLSADVICVGTHGRGGLKKTLMGSVAKEVMARADRPVLVVRPPEG from the coding sequence ATGACCATCCTTTGTGCCACCCACTTCTCGGACGCCGCGCAGCGAGCGGCCACGGCCGCGGCGGAGCTCGCGCGGAAGATGGACGAGCCCCTCTTCCTGGTGCACGTGCTGCCGGGCGACCTGGCGAGGGCCTTCGGGCAGTCGCTGCGGGACACGGCGACGTCGGCGCTGATGGACGAGGTGAAGCGGCTGGAGAAGCTGGGGGCGCGGGTGAGCCACCAGTTGCTGACGGGGGAGCCGGCCGAGGAGCTGGCGCGCTTCGGGCAGGAGAAGGGGGCGGGGCTGGTGGTGACGGCGGGGCCGACGAGCGCCTCGCCCTTCCTGGGGGTGGGCGGCACGGTGGACCGGCTGGCCACGGCGTTGCCGGTGCCGCTGCTGGTGGTGCGCGAGGCGGAGCCCTTCGAGGCGTGGGTGAAGGGGACGCGCCCGCTGAAGGTGATGCTGGGGGTGGACCGCTCGCTGCCCTTCGAGGCGGCGCGGGACTGGCTGCAGGGGCTGCGGCGCTATGGCCCGGTGGAGGTGGTGGCCGGGCGCATCTACTGGCCGCACGAGGAGTACCAGCGGATGGGGCTGGCGCAGCCGCCGTCCTTCCAGGACGTGACGCCCGAGTTGAAGCGTGCGCTGGAGCAGGAGGTGCGCTCGCTGGTGTCGCCGCTGGAGGCGATGGGGCAGGCGCCGGCGCGGTTGAGGCTGGAGCCGGGGGTGGGGCGCATCGCGGACCACCTGGTGGCGCTGGCGGCGGACGAGCAGGTGGACCTGTTGGTGGTGGGAACGCACCAGCGGCGGGCGCTGGGCAAGCTGTGGAGCGTGTCGCACCACGCGCTGCGGCTGGCGAAGATGTCGGTGGCGAGCGTGCCGGTGGAGGTGTCGGCGCGGGGCTCGGCGGCGCCCATTCCGGCGTTGGGCTCGGTGCTGGTGGCCACGGACTTCTCGGACGCGGCGAACCGGGCCATTCCGTATGCCTTCTCGCTGCTGCCCAACGGGGGCACGGTGTACGTGGTGACGGTGGCGGACAACCCGCGGCAGGCGATTGAGCAGGAGCGGGACTTGCGGCAGCGGCTGCATCAGCTGCTGCCCCGGGACGCGGATTCCCAGGGCCGCAAGGTGCAGGTGGAGGTGCTGTCGGGCCAGGACGTGGCGACGGCGCTGCTCAAGGCCGCCGAGCGTCTGTCCGCGGATGTCATCTGCGTGGGCACCCACGGGCGCGGAGGGCTGAAGAAGACGCTGATGGGCTCGGTGGCCAAGGAGGTCATGGCGCGCGCCGACCGGCCCGTGCTGGTGGTCCGCCCGCCCGAGGGGTGA
- a CDS encoding thioredoxin family protein: MFRCASCGAFNRVREPRPPGEPTCGRCQRPLDLSGRPQEVDGDALWRAVQASPVPVLLDLWAPWCGPCRTAAPILDAVGRAQAGRLLVLKLNTEEQPQAAGQLGVRGIPTFVVFSGGREVARRSGLMPRPELERWALASAQGGGPWASA, translated from the coding sequence ATGTTCCGCTGCGCGTCCTGTGGTGCCTTCAACCGTGTCCGGGAGCCCCGCCCCCCGGGCGAGCCCACGTGCGGCCGGTGTCAGCGTCCGCTCGACCTGTCGGGCAGGCCCCAGGAGGTGGATGGGGACGCGCTGTGGCGCGCCGTGCAGGCCTCGCCCGTGCCCGTGCTGCTCGACTTGTGGGCCCCCTGGTGTGGGCCCTGCCGCACCGCCGCGCCCATCCTCGACGCCGTGGGCCGCGCCCAGGCCGGCCGCCTGCTCGTCCTCAAATTGAACACCGAGGAGCAGCCCCAGGCCGCTGGACAGCTCGGCGTGCGCGGCATTCCCACGTTCGTCGTCTTCTCGGGCGGCCGCGAGGTGGCTCGCCGCAGTGGCCTCATGCCGCGGCCCGAGTTGGAACGGTGGGCGCTCGCCTCGGCCCAGGGTGGAGGACCCTGGGCCTCCGCGTGA